Part of the Mauremys reevesii isolate NIE-2019 linkage group 4, ASM1616193v1, whole genome shotgun sequence genome is shown below.
GCCAAAACTGCCATAGTCTGCAACATTGCTGTAAGCCTGTGATCACAGAGGCAGCCAAAAGCACTGCCCAGAACAGCCCGACGCTGCTACACGTTTGCCAGGTAGGCCTCGAATTGGCTGATCAGACCATCCTGGGGAGTAATAAGGAAATCCCTGATTAATATCAAGTGAGAGCCAAAAAAAATGATGGAACGATGTTGGGCCTGAACTGGGAAGGGAGATTCCCAATTGCTGCTCATCCAATGATGCAAACGGCCAGGGAGGGGttacaaacactttggaggacggGATTAGAATTCTAAATTATCTTGACAAtgtggagaactggtctgaaatcagcaagatgaaattcacgAAACACAAATACAAAGTAGTtcgcttaggaaggaaaaatcagatgcacaatagaaaatgggggataactggcttggcagcagtgtGGCAGAAAAGAATGTGGTGGTTATGGGGGATCATGAATTGAACGAGAGCCGACAATGTGACACTGCTGCACAAAAGCCTAACAACATGAGACTAAAAGACTAACATTCCAGGATGTATTGTCACTTTGGCTACAGTGTATCAGGATTTCAGCTGCCTTCAAGCTACTGGTTTGATCCCTGCACATCACTTTAACTCCTTCCTCACCTGGGCGGATGCCTCTCAGGATGTCCCCATGTTCCTCTTCTGTGGGACCCTGGACACACAGCTCTTCCCCTCGCTCTATGCTGGAGATCACCACTGGCTTGGGAGTCTGGATTCCTGCTTAGAGAAAAGCATCACCCTCCATTAGATCTGAGCTAAGCACTTCTAGCCACAGAATTGCTGCACTTTGCTCAGCTCCATATGCAATATGGCAATTAGGCAATGAGCTGATCTACATATTTGCATGTATTTTCCATGGAAACTTGAACTGCAGCTTATGGTCAATACTGCCTGCACATGGCCGTGGCAGGATATTGAGTTGCAAACAACCTGGCACCTGTGGAAAGGGGAGCTGGAGAGGACTGCGGTGTCtcaagagatggggggggggggaacagatgTGGAAAATGCTGGATATTTCTCCTTGGTCTAGGAGAGTTACTCTACTACAGTCCAgcacccctctccctcctgtgGATATGTTTACATAGGAATTAAACAGCTGTAGCTGGCCTGGGTCAGATGACTTGGGCTTGAGACTTGGGCTGTGGGACTGTAAAATTGCTGAGTGGATATTGGGAGGAAGGTCCCTGAGCAGAGActgcagcccgagcctgaacatctgcactgcaatgtttagccccgcagcctgagcccatCCTGAGTCAACTGATCCAGGCTAGCCACGGCCGTGTCGTGGGTCGTTTATTGCAGCATACATGAACCCAGTCTGTCTTTCACCTTAACTGTGGCCTTGGCTGGCCTTTCATCCTGTAGCCTGCAGAACACACGGCCCTTTTCTGCTCATGTGCTCTGTCTGGGGAACTATAAGAGCCAGAATTCTCTTGCCTTAAACTGTGGAGCCCTAGTGACCATGGGTGGAAGTGTGTCCTCTTGAagatatgcagtgtagttgtagctgtatcAGTCCAAGGATATTGGAGAGGCcaggtgggtgagctaatatcttttactggatcaacttctgttggtgagaaggACAAgctttcctttcccagacctgaagaagagctctgtgcggctcaaaagcttctctctcacactcacctTGTCTCCCCATGAACTGACTGCTCTGCTCCATTAAACACACCTCTATCCATCCACACCCACGAACCCCTCCACTGAACCCCATAGACATCTCACCCAACCACTCAGAACAATGCTCCATCtcagttactgtgtctctgtgAAGCACCCAGTGcactggagccctgatctcacAGACGCAGCTCCTCACCTAACGAGACCAGAATCTGGTAATTTTCCCACATGACATGTATGTAAAGTTGCCTTTGCTCCTTGCCCAGCAGTGCCCACTCCGCTGGGGAGAAATACATGGCCACATCCTCAAACGTCACCGACATCTGAAAGGAGAAACAACCCAAGTCAGCATGGCAAAGTTTACACACCGATAGAGGAAAAGCTGTTGCAGGTGATGCAGGTGTACAGTGGTCCATGCAACTGGGAGGGCCCTGGGAGGCTTGAAAGTTCAAACCATTATTATGGGTGCAGGCTTGTCACTGTGTGAAAAAAGTAACAGACAGTGATTTccagtgacttttttttcctgtgtctgtGACTCACCCCACCATggtggctccagcagctgggcctggCCCCCTGCTGTGGTGTTGTATCCTGGCACAAAGGGTTGCACCACTGCTGAGGGTTAGTCCTCCTGACCCTCTGTCATGATGGGGCAGGCCGGCCAAACTTCAATGAGTGTCGCAGCAACCTCGAGCTCAAGATCACAGTCCCACTTACGTTTAGCCAGTACACCCGACCCTCTGCCACCATGCTGGAGGGCTGGGCAGATCAAATCGGGGTAGCACTGCAACCTCACATGCCACAACGTAATGCCCTGCTGGAGCCATTGCTGTGGGGTGAGAGTGGGGAACGGGACTCAGCAGGACAGAAtacaggagctgctggagctgcactgTGGGGTAAGTACAGGGGGGGGTCGCTCTCCAgacgctccctccctgggcttGCCCTCTGTATTGGGCAGGAATTAGGGTTACACTGTTGTAGCCTTGTCGGCCCCATGAtattagagagatgaggtgggggagggaatctcTCTcgctggaccaacttctgtgggtgacaGAGAGAAGTGCCTGAGCTATGCAGAGCAGGGACCTAGAGCCAGGCTCCAGCCAGAGTACAAATGTCTGCACCGCAGTTCAATAGCCCATGAGCCGGTGTCACGAGCTGGCCTAGGCCGGCTGCAGGTTTCAGTTGTCCCCAAACAGCCCCCGGGAGCCCCAGCCGGAGCTgtagctggagcagcagcagcccaggcttgTCGCTCCGGGGGCTCCGGGTGAAGCCCCAACGCGCGGGCCGAGGGGGAGTCACAGAAGGAACCTCCCCCCGCGGTACCCGGGGCTCAGTTCAgcctcccccagcgcctcccattGCCCGTGTGTGCagcggccccagcctggccccggcccGGGCTCCCGAGCAGGCTGGTCCCGGCCCCGCAGCACAGGCCGGAGGAACCGCCcgacaggccccgcccccagccccggccggtGCCCGCTcggcgggagggggcagagcccggcAGCCCCGCAGCGCCGCCCCGGGAAGGCCCCGCCCGCCCCAGCAGCGAGCAGGGGTCGCTCGGGCTCTCGCGCGCTGGGGCGCGGCCCCTGCCGGGCTCCGCTGCACAAACCGGCCCCGGGGGGGGCTCCGGGCCCAGGCGCGGTTCGGctccgcccccagcagctccctccccagGCGGCGATTTCCAGCCTCGGCGGCCGCCTTCCTCCTCCGCGGCCGCCTCCGGCTGCGCCCCGGGCCCCGCTCACCGCGCCGggcgctggggctgcagcctgcgggGCTCGCTCCGCACGCGCCGCTCGGGCCGGGCTCGGCCCCCAGGGCTCCGCGGGGCACGAGACGGTCCCGCCCCGAGCCCGCCCCCCGCAGCAATTACTGGGCGCGTCTAGGCGGGGCGGGACCCGGAGCTCGGCGGGTTTAACCCTCAATCAGCCCGGTCGGGGAGCGAGGGGCGGAGGGAGCCGCTGGGGAGACGCGGGGAAGTCGGTTCCTGGTTGTTGGTGGCTCCCGGTCCGGTCCCTTCTGCAAAGGCGGGAATTGGAGCAATGTTACGGGGGGGCTGGGCACCCTGggtaggatggaaaccacttgggtagggtgaccagacagcaaatgtgaaaaatcgggttggaggtggggggtaataggaacctatataagaaaaagacccaaaaattgggattgtccctataaaatcgggacatctggtcaccctaaacggGGATGCTGTTGCCTGCTCCTGTACCTCCAGCTCAAAGAACATTTCTTAGTAATTCATCAGGGTGAGAGACGCCTCTTCAACCATTTCACCAGATTAAATATGCATTGAGGTTCATAACAATGTCTATTAGTAaattaatacattatttaatAATTATTCAAATCTGGATCTGGGATGAGAGTGGCTGTAAGTGATAAAATACATCTCCTGGCAGCCTAAGTGCCACTGTGGTGAGACAAGAATATGTAATTCCCAGAACTCACGTTCCGTGTCTGGGCTACATTGTGCCAAATATCATACCCCTGTTTCTATTTTCTATCTATTGGACAGTAGCCATAGCAtgtgcatgaaaaaaaaaatcaaccaaatgCAATAGTCAACCACGTTATTGCAGATCCAGAGGTAATGTTTTCACAGAAATCATATGGACAGTTACAATTTAAGAAATCTATAGGACTAACTCTGCTTGGTTCTTAGACAAATTAAGAACAGGAAAAATGGCTACATTTATCAGAACTTGTTGCACTGttgtataaatataaaaaaatgttaTTAGTGTCAAGTCTTTTGCTTGGTGCACAACAAAAAATATATGAAGAAACTAAACAGGCACAGATACAACATTCAAGACCTAGCTTAGTACACATTGTGCTCAGACTGATTTCTGATGGCTTCTAAAACACAGATCACAGTGAGTATCATTAAAGGACTCACAAATAACTTAGAGGGATAATACAACCCTATTCCCTCACACACTACAACTagttaaaccagcctttaatGTTGCTGGGAGAGTTGCACAGTAGTCGTGTGGCTCTTGGTACACTTTACTTTTCAAGTTACTTGGAGAACTCTTCATCTGTGCTGGAATATCTCCACCCCCTTTCCTTTTAAATTCCAGAATTCCATCACAGAAATGCCAGCTCTCCATTTGATCAAGCTTTTGGAAACATACAAAATGGTTCCCTGTGTTGCATGTCATCGTAACAGTTTTGTACTTGTAATGACAGCACCTTTGCTTTAATAAATGCTaaggtcagaggtgaaagtaagccagtacagaGGATGGTAAGAAAAGGTGCAGTAGCATACCagcaagaaaatggagcattctcTCCCTGTCtgactcctcctcctggctccagcaaTATTAGGACTAGGCTACAGTGCAGCGTTTAGCAGTTACTAGGGAAAGCCAAGCTGTAATGGGTCTCTGTGACTAAGATCTGATCTACACCTAAAAACTAGATTGACCTAAATACATCGGTAAAGGTTGTGAAAAATGTTGTGCTTTGTGTGACGTAGTTAGGTTGattcccagtgtagatgcagctagattaatggaagaattcttccattgtgCCAGCTACTGCCACTCAAAGTGGTGGAAAAATATTGATGGAAAAAACTTATTCTGTTGCTGTAGGAAGTGTCTGTGTCCTGTGTTCTAGTGTAAacatgggctgggagctgcagggtagcAGAGTCCCAAGTGAGAAGGGTAGAAATGGGGCAGATGCAATGCaaagctgtggggagctccaggccagGAGTTGGGGAAGAAGCTTTAGAAGAGACAAGGGAGCAAGTGCTGGTGCCTGGCTTTGCAGCTGCTCAAGCAGCACCTGCATTTTCACTGCTCTGGCTGctccctcccagcagccaggtctGGAATAGAATGAACCCCTGATTTGGGGCCTTATTTACAGGGAATTCAGGGTTCTAAGGCAggttcccagcagccaggcaaaAGGAAAACACATGATACTGCTACCCCTAAAGCCCAAACAAGCAGAAAGGAGCCTGCAGGGCCAAGTGCAAGACACAGAGGAGTTCAGGGCCTGGGAGTCTATATTTACAGCCCAGGGATGTTCCTTTAGATCTAGCTGCTCAGCACCTGCGGGTGAGatggtgagggctgtggggtgttgAACCCTTCTGCCCTGCTGGGTCCTCAAACCCATGGGGTGCTCAATTAGAAATGGACTTTGATTGTCTGTTGATCTCAGGCACTTCTCCTCCCATCTTGAGTCATCACCTCTGTATCCAGCCACCTATTGGCTGCAAATGCATCCCTGTCCTTAAGCCCCTGTTTACTTTTCACTACTTAACAGTGTTTCCACCCAGGGAGCCAAAAGCCTTTTACAAATAGAGGGTGTGGGCATGGGGGAGAAAACATATCTGTAGCCTCAAGAACAGACCTCAGGATCTCCCAACTGACAGTCCTGCTCCAACTCTAGATGTCACACTTCTCCtggagctaggaacagaacccaggagttctgattcccagctcacccccaccccaacctcagTACATAAGACCATATCTGCTTCTCACTGTGATCACCCATCACAATCCCTCCTCGCAGCATTCAGTCACCTCAGGAAAGTGCTCCCAACACTTCTCCCCAACCCTTTCCCATTCTCTGTCTGTGTGACCAAGGCAAAGGCCCAGATATCTGACACATGCTAGGCCACAAGACCCCCTGCCATGGGGCTgctctggggcagcagctgctcaggacCTGCTGTGCAGCTGTGCCCATGGTTCTGAGACGTGTGGGTCCTCTGATGTCTCGTGAGATGTGAGCTCTGGCTGAAGCGTCTCCCGCAGCCGGTGCAGATATAGGGTCTCTGGCCCACGTGGGTTCTCTGGTGCTGAGTGAGGTTGGAGCTGTCGCTGAAGCGTCGCCCACACTCGGTGCAGATGTAAGGTCTCTCCCCGGTGTGAGTTCTCTGGTGCGTCATGAGGACCGAGCTCTGGCTGAAGCTCCTACCACAGGCAGTGCAGACAAAGGGTTTCTGGCCGGCGTGCATCCTTAGGTGTTTTGTGAGAGCTGAGCTGTCGCCAAGTCTTTTCCCACACTCATCACAGGTCCAGCGTTTCTTGCTCGCGTGGACTCTTCGGGGTGTAATAAGGGCAGAGCCGACACTGATGCCCTTTCCACATATCCTGCTGCTCAGCACCAACTGCCTGGCGTCTGTCTCCACTGTCTCCTTCCAGCACCTTCCTGAGCTGAACCTATCAGGCAACGCACTGGGTGCACTGCTAACTGGGGCTCTCCTACCCTCGCTGCAGGAGCTGAtcctgtcccacaatgccctggaGGTGCTGCCCACACTGCAGGGCCTGCCCGCCCTCACCCGCCTGAGCCTGGCTCACAACAACATTACAGAGCTGCTGCCAGGGGCCTTCCGGGACGTGGGGAAGCTGACGGAGCTGAATCTGCAGGGGAACCGGCTGCGGACGCTGCCAGAAGAGGCCTTTGAGGGCCTGGCGAGGTTGAAGGACCTGGATCTGTCTGATAACgccctggaggagctgccacAGGGGCTGTTGGCTGGGCTGGAGCTGAACACGCTGTGGCTGTCAGGGAACCAGCTCCGCACTCTGCCCAGCGGCTTCTTCCCCGAGGGGCACACATTCGCCTATGTCTACCTAGCAGGGAACCCCTGGCGCTGTGACTGTGGCCTGGCCTATCTGCGAGACTGGATCGCGGACAATGACATCAGCATCTACATCCAGGAGCAGGGGCCAGATACAGAAGCGCCAAATTTCTTTGGCACAGGTGGGTGCtcgcacccctccccaccccaactctgccccctccctgcccctgttgGACCTCTCCCCAAATCaccaccctggccccacctcttcctcaagCATgccatgttcctcctcctcctccctcccagcgcttgtgccacgcaccgtgaaacagctgtttctagtgctgggagagagggaggggggagaagcaggatatggcggcgcgctcaggggaggaggtggaggtgagctggggcgggtcggggagctgccggtgggtgcagagcatccACCAATTTTTTCCCGTGGgtactccagccccagagcacccatggagtcggcgcctatggccaGATGGGCTACTGACCGAAAACAAGCCCCGCAGCCCTGTGTGTGATGCGCCCGTCAGACACCAAGGGAGCCCTGTCCTCAACTTCTAGCAGGcctgcagcaaagcaggggaCGCAGACAGCACAGATTTGGATATCGATGAGACAATGACAGAGGAGGGAACCCCTGTGCCCTCCACTCTGGCCCCAtccaccaccctgcccccagccactccCGTGCCCCCCCActactgccccctccaccaccctgcCCACAATCACCACCACCCTGTCCCCCACTACTGCCCCAGAACCTgcatccccagcacccccatgaCTCCCACCACCACCCTTATCCCCTCACCTCCCTTCCATACCAGCCCTGTCCACATCCCCCCCCGCCACCAGCCACCCCCTCTGATGGGGGCTCCCCGCCTCTGCacatgccccaccccacccccagcgatGCCCGTGGCTGGGCGTCAGAAGGGCAGGGAGGGCCcccagtggggccactgggtgCTAGCCCATTGCTGCCTGCTGCACCTGATGCTCTACCTGgcctccttgctgctgctgctgctgcccatgctggctCTCGTGGGCTGGATGGGCTGGGTATATCTGGGCTGGTATCGCCCAGCTCTGAGGGGTCCCCCAGGGGCACGGCTGGTGCGGTACCAGCtgctgagaaagggggagggggcagcgcccCCCATGATGCATCTCAGCAGCTTCAAGCACCCCATAGAGCCCCCAACCTTCCGCACCACCAAGGAGCTGcggatccaccacaacccccctgTGCCCTCCTTCCAACGTGTTACCAGGAGGCTGCTGAGCGTGGGGGGGCTGGGCCCCTGGTGGGCTCCCTCCGCCTACAGCCTAGACAGGGGGAAAGCAGCTATCGGGGCTGTCAGGGTGAAGTCGGCAACCaccactgtagcagggtggactcctgctcctgccttgaagggttaaaaacagccttgggagggggttgtggctggagaaagcagcttttaggctgggctgattgggggaagtggctgcagctggggccatgccccagacagactcagctggccctataaaggcagagaagccaggagcagacaggagtcttcctctgcctgtagaggaagaagggcctggttGTAGGGAGTGAGACAggatacctgagtggagcagggctggggagctctagcctggaaagccccaggctgtggcctagcataaggctaagaggtactgggggttgcagagggtagcccaggggtaggccaaggcagcaggtccaaaccctccttgccagtgatgagtggctgatcctgcagcctgccccagggtgtggggctagacaatgactggcagtagccatatgctgaggtgaggtgggggttcccccagggaggggagaccctgagagaaaggggttactgccagggggaagcaccTGCTGTAAAAGGGGTCTAGGGAGGGATATGGGGACTAGAGGACAGGCATATCACTGGCCTACACAGGATGGTCTGgaatcaagctaattcccagaaatcaccagcaggaggtgctgcaggggtgagttggCATATCTACAACCACCCTGTAAGGggggcaggacacctgggttctattgctggggtgggggaggagggtccTGTGGGCTAAGGCAGGGGGTGCTGCTTGCCAGGGTTCTAGTTCCAGTTGTGTTATCTCACCCACTGTGGACAAGATTCTTCCCACTGTTCAGGATCTGGGAGGCTCCCTtaataataactggagatataccaatctcctagaactggaagggaccttgaaaggtcattgagtccagccccctgctttcactagtaGGAACAagtgctgatttttgccccagctccctaaatggccccctcaaggattgaactcgcaaccgtgggtttagtaggctaatgctcaaaccactgagctatccctcccccccaaatatcTGACTCCCAGATGCCTCTCCTGCCTCAGACCAATGGGATCTTCTAACCCCGTATCTCCCCCATGCATTCACCTGTTGCAGAGGCTAGATCTGGAATAACGGTCCAGAGGGGCAGTTTCCCCTTAAAACTAGGCAGTTCAGGGCTGGCTTGTGCCCTGGCAGGGCCCTGTAGATATTTCCTCCACTCTGTGTGAAGTCTCTGATTGTTCTTATAATCCACATAaatgttgatcctgctttgaatCCTGTGGCAGGTAGTTCCATTGGTTAATCACAGAATAAAAACCTTCCCTGGATACAGTTCAAAAACACTAGGCCTCTAGTGGTCTTTGCCGGAGGTGAATAATGATGCTCAGTTATCAACTGGAGCTGACACCCCCTAGATGGGAAAGGCCCCATATCCTATTCCCTGACCTGTTTGGGCCAGCCAGTCCCTCTGCCTTGTGGGCGGATCAGAGACCGCATGCTCTAGAGCCAAAACACCCAATATCCCGGTCCCTGCCATTCTGAGCTGGCTAGATCCCCTGTCCCAGGGTCACATCAGCCAGTGCCCCTTAGAGGGGAAATGCCCTATCgcccactgccctgagccagccaatctcccaccctggggctggatcaaAGCTGGTGCCCCCTAGAAAGGAAAAGCCCCATGTCCTGCTCCTCACCCCCATCAGCCTACCAATCCCCTGCTCTGAGGCTAGATCAAAGCTGGCACCCGCTGGAAAAGAGAGGCTGCATGTCCTACTCTCTgtgccctgagccagccagtctcctgccctggggccagatgggagctgAGGACAGTGCCCCCTAGAAGGGAAATGCCCCTTCTCCCAGTCCCCAC
Proteins encoded:
- the LOC120403211 gene encoding zinc finger protein 771-like, with the translated sequence MHAGQKPFVCTACGRSFSQSSVLMTHQRTHTGERPYICTECGRRFSDSSNLTQHQRTHVGQRPYICTGCGRRFSQSSHLTRHQRTHTSQNHGHSCTAGPEQLLPQSSPMAGGLVA
- the LOC120404063 gene encoding zinc finger protein 316-like; its protein translation is MSVTFEDVAMYFSPAEWALLGKEQRQLYIHVMWENYQILVSLGIQTPKPVVISSIERGEELCVQGPTEEEHGDILRGIRPDFPDAEETWDWPAIESSLGFFLTQSSSPGAGREPALPFPAVGAGELISGIVHQLQTLPSQSITIGIEAQT